In the genome of Sciurus carolinensis chromosome 3, mSciCar1.2, whole genome shotgun sequence, one region contains:
- the Kat7 gene encoding histone acetyltransferase KAT7 isoform X2: MPRRKRNAGSSSDGTEDSDFSTDLEHTDSSESDGTSRRSARVTRSSARLSQSSQDSSPVRNLQSFGTEEPAYSTRRVTRSQQQPTPVTPKKYPLRQTRSSGSETEQVVDFSDRETKNTADHDESPPRTPTGNAPSSESDIDISSPNVSHDESIAKDMSLKDSGSDLSHRPKRRRFHESYNFNMKCPTPGCNSLGHLTGKHERHFSISGCPLYHNLSADECKAPTERQLRYKEKVAELRKKRNSGLSKEQKEKYMEHRQTYGNTREPLLENLTSEYDLDLFRRAQARASEDLEKLRLQGQITEGSNMIKTIAFGRYELDTWYHSPYPEEYARLGRLYMCEFCLKYMKSQTILRRHMAKCVWKHPPGDEIYRKGSISVFEVDGKKNKIYCQNLCLLAKLFLDHKTLYYDVEPFLFYVMTEADNTGCHLIGYFSKEKNSFLNYNVSCILTMPQYMRQGYGKMLIDFSYLLSKVEEKVGSPERPLSDLGLISYRSYWKEVLLRYLHNFQGKEISIKEISQETAVNPVDIVSTLQALQMLKYWKGKHLVLKRQDLIDEWIAKEAKRSNSNKTMDPSCLKWTPPKGT; the protein is encoded by the exons ATGCCGCGAAGGAAG AGGAATGCAGGCAGTAGTTCAGATGGAACCGAAGATTCCGATTTTTCTACAGATCTCGAGCACACAGACAGTTCAGAGAGCGATGGCACATCCCGCCGATCTGCCCGAGTCACCCGCTCCTCAGCCAGGCTAAGCCAGAGTTCTCAAG ATTCCAGCCCTGTTCGAAATTTGCAGTCTTTTGGCACCGAGGAACCTGCCTATTCTACCAGAAGAGTGACCCGTAGTCAGCAGCAGCCCACCCCAGTGACTCCGAAAAAGTACCCGCTTCGGCAGACTCGTTCATCTGGCTCGGAAACTGAACAAGTGGTTGATTTTTCAGATAGAG AAACTAAAAATACAGCTGATCATGATGAGTCACCACCTCGAACTCCAACTGGAAATGCACCTTCTTCTGAGTCTGACATAGACATCTCCAGCCCCAACGTGTCTCATGATGAGAGCATTGCCAAGGACATGTCCCTGAAGGACTCGGGCAGCGATCTCTCTCATCGACCTAAACGCCGTCGATTCCATGAAAGCTATAATTTCAATATGAAGTGTCCTACACCAGGCTGTAACTCTCTAG GGCATCTTACAGGAAAACATGAGAGACATTTCTCCATCTCAGGATGCCCGCTCTATCATAACCTCTCAGCCGATGAATGCAAG gcACCAACAGAAAGGCAGCTGCGATACAAGGAAAAGGTTGCTGaactcaggaagaaaagaaattctggactgagcaaagaacagaaagagaaatacatg GAACATAGACAGACCTATGGGAACACTCGGGAACCTCTCTTGGAAAACCTGACAAGCGAGTATGACTTGGATCTTTTCCGAAGAGCACAAGCCCGGGCTTCAGAGGATTTG GAGAAATTAAGGCTACAAGGCCAAATCACAGAAGGAAGCAACATGATTAAAACAATTGCTTTTGGTCGCTACGAGCTTGATACTTGGTACCATTCTCCCTATCCTGAAGAATACGCACGACTGGGACGTCTCTACATGTGTGAATTctgtttaaaatatatgaagagcCAAACTATACTCCGCCGGCACATG GCCAAGTGTGTGTGGAAACACCCCCCTGGTGATGAGATATATCGCAAAGGCTCAATCTCTGTGTTTGAAGTAGATGGcaagaaaaataag aTTTACTGCCAAAATCTGTGCCTGCTGGCCAAGCTTTTTCTGGACCATAAGACATTATATTATGATGTGGAACCCTTTCTCTTCTATGTTATGACAGAAGCGGACAACACTGGCTGTCACCTGATTGGATATTTTTCCAAG GAAAAGAATTCATTCCTGAACTACAACGTATCCTGTATCCTTACCATGCCACAGTACATGAGACAGGGCTATGGCAAGATGCTCATTGATTTCA GTTATTTACTTTCTAAAGTGGAAGAAAAAGTTGGGTCTCCAGAACGTCCACTCTCAGATCTGGGGCTCATAAGTTATCGTAGTTACTGGAAAGAAGTGCTTCTCCGTTATCTGCATAATTTTCAAGGCAAAGAGATTTCTATCAAAG AAATTAGCCAGGAGACAGCCGTGAATCCTGTGGACATTGTCAGCACTCTGCAAGCCCTTCAAATGCTCAAGTATTGGAAAGGAAAACACCTAGTTTTAAAGAGACAG GACCTGATTGATGAGTGGATAGCCAAAGAGGCCAAAAGGTCCAACTCCAATAAAACCATGGATCCAAGCTGCTTAAAATGGACCCCTCCCAAGGGCACTTAA
- the Kat7 gene encoding histone acetyltransferase KAT7 isoform X1, which yields MPRRKRNAGSSSDGTEDSDFSTDLEHTDSSESDGTSRRSARVTRSSARLSQSSQDSSPVRNLQSFGTEEPAYSTRRVTRSQQQPTPVTPKKYPLRQTRSSGSETEQVVDFSDRETKNTADHDESPPRTPTGNAPSSESDIDISSPNVSHDESIAKDMSLKDSGSDLSHRPKRRRFHESYNFNMKCPTPGCNSLGHLTGKHERHFSISGCPLYHNLSADECKVRAQSRDKQIEERMLSHRQDDNNRHATRHQAPTERQLRYKEKVAELRKKRNSGLSKEQKEKYMEHRQTYGNTREPLLENLTSEYDLDLFRRAQARASEDLEKLRLQGQITEGSNMIKTIAFGRYELDTWYHSPYPEEYARLGRLYMCEFCLKYMKSQTILRRHMAKCVWKHPPGDEIYRKGSISVFEVDGKKNKIYCQNLCLLAKLFLDHKTLYYDVEPFLFYVMTEADNTGCHLIGYFSKEKNSFLNYNVSCILTMPQYMRQGYGKMLIDFSYLLSKVEEKVGSPERPLSDLGLISYRSYWKEVLLRYLHNFQGKEISIKEISQETAVNPVDIVSTLQALQMLKYWKGKHLVLKRQDLIDEWIAKEAKRSNSNKTMDPSCLKWTPPKGT from the exons ATGCCGCGAAGGAAG AGGAATGCAGGCAGTAGTTCAGATGGAACCGAAGATTCCGATTTTTCTACAGATCTCGAGCACACAGACAGTTCAGAGAGCGATGGCACATCCCGCCGATCTGCCCGAGTCACCCGCTCCTCAGCCAGGCTAAGCCAGAGTTCTCAAG ATTCCAGCCCTGTTCGAAATTTGCAGTCTTTTGGCACCGAGGAACCTGCCTATTCTACCAGAAGAGTGACCCGTAGTCAGCAGCAGCCCACCCCAGTGACTCCGAAAAAGTACCCGCTTCGGCAGACTCGTTCATCTGGCTCGGAAACTGAACAAGTGGTTGATTTTTCAGATAGAG AAACTAAAAATACAGCTGATCATGATGAGTCACCACCTCGAACTCCAACTGGAAATGCACCTTCTTCTGAGTCTGACATAGACATCTCCAGCCCCAACGTGTCTCATGATGAGAGCATTGCCAAGGACATGTCCCTGAAGGACTCGGGCAGCGATCTCTCTCATCGACCTAAACGCCGTCGATTCCATGAAAGCTATAATTTCAATATGAAGTGTCCTACACCAGGCTGTAACTCTCTAG GGCATCTTACAGGAAAACATGAGAGACATTTCTCCATCTCAGGATGCCCGCTCTATCATAACCTCTCAGCCGATGAATGCAAG GTGAGAGCACAGAGCCGGGATAAGCAGATAGAAGAAAGGATGCTGTCCCACAGGCAAGATGACAACAACAGGCATGCAACCAGGCACCAG gcACCAACAGAAAGGCAGCTGCGATACAAGGAAAAGGTTGCTGaactcaggaagaaaagaaattctggactgagcaaagaacagaaagagaaatacatg GAACATAGACAGACCTATGGGAACACTCGGGAACCTCTCTTGGAAAACCTGACAAGCGAGTATGACTTGGATCTTTTCCGAAGAGCACAAGCCCGGGCTTCAGAGGATTTG GAGAAATTAAGGCTACAAGGCCAAATCACAGAAGGAAGCAACATGATTAAAACAATTGCTTTTGGTCGCTACGAGCTTGATACTTGGTACCATTCTCCCTATCCTGAAGAATACGCACGACTGGGACGTCTCTACATGTGTGAATTctgtttaaaatatatgaagagcCAAACTATACTCCGCCGGCACATG GCCAAGTGTGTGTGGAAACACCCCCCTGGTGATGAGATATATCGCAAAGGCTCAATCTCTGTGTTTGAAGTAGATGGcaagaaaaataag aTTTACTGCCAAAATCTGTGCCTGCTGGCCAAGCTTTTTCTGGACCATAAGACATTATATTATGATGTGGAACCCTTTCTCTTCTATGTTATGACAGAAGCGGACAACACTGGCTGTCACCTGATTGGATATTTTTCCAAG GAAAAGAATTCATTCCTGAACTACAACGTATCCTGTATCCTTACCATGCCACAGTACATGAGACAGGGCTATGGCAAGATGCTCATTGATTTCA GTTATTTACTTTCTAAAGTGGAAGAAAAAGTTGGGTCTCCAGAACGTCCACTCTCAGATCTGGGGCTCATAAGTTATCGTAGTTACTGGAAAGAAGTGCTTCTCCGTTATCTGCATAATTTTCAAGGCAAAGAGATTTCTATCAAAG AAATTAGCCAGGAGACAGCCGTGAATCCTGTGGACATTGTCAGCACTCTGCAAGCCCTTCAAATGCTCAAGTATTGGAAAGGAAAACACCTAGTTTTAAAGAGACAG GACCTGATTGATGAGTGGATAGCCAAAGAGGCCAAAAGGTCCAACTCCAATAAAACCATGGATCCAAGCTGCTTAAAATGGACCCCTCCCAAGGGCACTTAA